A genomic window from Polaribacter gangjinensis includes:
- a CDS encoding hemerythrin domain-containing protein: protein MNNLNSKTVIDFMVENIAAAEVFQKYGINYSNNSNSNISLQNLCQRHHLQYDEIIKELNSLNSKVPYLKNYNVWDLDLLINFLVEIDHPFKNDNILFIEKLANKILEIHGKQLSEFEELFLLIQKIASEIQHHIHIEEKTLFPYILFLNSPSKYPEKAIDKKPFLIDILHNLDKQHKIFCNLWNQIKEHTNHYQLYADIDNNFKLLLYKLKQFELKLHNHIHIENNILFPKALELEKKYLQD, encoded by the coding sequence ATGAATAATTTAAACTCGAAAACCGTTATTGACTTTATGGTTGAAAATATTGCAGCTGCTGAAGTCTTTCAAAAATATGGAATTAATTATTCAAACAATAGTAATTCTAATATTTCTTTGCAGAATCTTTGTCAAAGACATCATTTACAGTATGATGAAATTATAAAAGAATTAAATTCTCTCAATAGCAAAGTACCCTATTTGAAGAATTATAATGTGTGGGATTTAGATTTACTGATAAATTTTTTAGTAGAAATAGATCATCCATTTAAAAATGATAACATTCTTTTTATTGAAAAATTAGCCAATAAAATTCTTGAAATTCATGGCAAACAACTCTCTGAATTTGAAGAACTTTTTTTACTCATCCAAAAAATTGCATCCGAAATTCAACATCATATTCATATTGAAGAGAAAACACTATTTCCCTATATTTTATTTTTGAATTCACCTAGTAAATACCCTGAAAAAGCTATTGATAAAAAACCTTTTTTAATTGATATTTTGCATAATTTAGATAAACAACATAAAATATTTTGCAATTTGTGGAATCAAATAAAAGAGCATACAAATCATTATCAATTGTATGCTGATATTGATAATAATTTTAAATTGTTATTGTATAAATTAAAACAATTTGAGTTAAAATTACACAATCATATTCATATAGAAAATAATATTCTTTTTCCAAAAGCACTTGAATTAGAGAAAAAATATTTGCAGGACTAA
- a CDS encoding isopenicillin N synthase family dioxygenase, whose product MNTIPSVHLADFLSDDPIKKQKFIKEIGNAYENIGFVALKGHFLDDKLVEDLYQEVKNFFDLPLEIKEKYEIPGIGGQRGYVSFGKEAAKGKKEGDLKEFWHFGQYVEDNPALEAEYPANVIVEELPKFNEIGKEAYKMLEKTAKYVLRALALHLGLEETYFDNYIKNGNSILRPIHYPPIQDEPKGAERAAAHGDINLITLLMGAQGKGLQVQNHNGDWIDAMAEPDELMINVGDMLSRHSNNKLKSTIHRVINPPRELWGTSRYSIPFFMHPISDMKLNVLENCIDENNPKQFEDITAGEFLDERLRDLGLKK is encoded by the coding sequence ATGAATACGATACCTAGTGTACACTTAGCTGATTTTTTGTCAGATGATCCAATAAAAAAACAAAAATTTATCAAAGAAATAGGAAATGCTTACGAAAACATAGGATTTGTAGCTTTAAAAGGTCATTTTTTAGATGATAAATTAGTCGAAGATTTATATCAAGAAGTTAAAAACTTTTTTGATTTACCTCTAGAAATCAAAGAAAAATATGAGATTCCAGGAATTGGAGGTCAAAGAGGTTATGTTTCTTTTGGTAAAGAAGCTGCCAAAGGTAAAAAAGAAGGAGATTTGAAAGAATTTTGGCATTTTGGTCAATATGTTGAAGACAATCCTGCTTTAGAAGCTGAATATCCTGCCAATGTTATTGTAGAAGAATTACCGAAATTCAATGAAATTGGTAAAGAAGCATACAAAATGCTAGAAAAAACTGCCAAATACGTGTTGCGAGCTTTGGCATTGCACTTAGGCTTAGAAGAAACTTATTTTGACAATTACATCAAAAATGGCAATAGCATATTGCGCCCTATTCACTACCCTCCTATTCAAGATGAGCCAAAAGGAGCTGAAAGAGCTGCTGCTCATGGAGATATCAATTTAATAACTTTATTGATGGGTGCTCAAGGCAAAGGATTGCAAGTGCAAAATCACAATGGTGATTGGATTGATGCCATGGCTGAGCCAGATGAATTGATGATTAATGTGGGTGATATGTTATCACGTCACAGTAATAATAAACTGAAATCAACCATTCATAGAGTGATTAATCCGCCAAGAGAATTGTGGGGCACATCAAGATATTCTATTCCGTTTTTTATGCATCCAATTTCTGATATGAAATTGAATGTTTTAGAAAATTGTATTGATGAAAACAATCCAAAACAATTTGAAGACATCACTGCAGGTGAATTTTTAGACGAGCGTTTACGTGATTTAGGATTGAAAAAATAA
- the guaB gene encoding IMP dehydrogenase, giving the protein MMTHENKILGEGLTYDDVLLVPAFSSVLPREVSIQTKFSRNITINVPIVSAAMDTVTEAALAIAMAREGGIGVLHKNMSIEQQALEVRKVKRAESGMILDPVTLPLTATVFDAKANMREHSIGGIPIVNETGILKGIVTNRDLRFEHDDKRPIVKVMTKENLITADVGTSLKDAEIILQKNKIEKLLIVDKDYHLKGLITFRDITKVTQKPIANKDSFGRLMVAAAVGVTADTLDRTEALVNAGVDAIVIDTAHGHSAGVAKVLMEVKKHFPNLDVVVGNIATAEAAQFLVAAGADAVKVGIGPGSICTTRVVAGVGFPQFSAILEVAAAIKGSGVPVIADGGIRYTGDIPKAIAAGADSVMLGSLLAGTKESPGETIIYEGRKFKSYRGMGSVEAMRQGSKDRYFQDVEDDIKKLVPEGIVGRVPYKGDLFESIHQFIGGLRAGMGYCGAKDIETLKETGKFVRITASGIVESHPHDVAITKEAPNYSRR; this is encoded by the coding sequence ATCATGACACACGAAAATAAAATTCTTGGGGAAGGTTTAACATACGATGACGTACTTTTAGTCCCTGCTTTTTCAAGCGTATTACCAAGAGAAGTAAGCATTCAAACAAAATTTTCCAGAAATATTACCATCAACGTTCCTATTGTTTCGGCAGCTATGGATACAGTTACAGAAGCAGCTTTAGCTATTGCTATGGCTAGAGAAGGAGGTATAGGAGTTTTGCACAAAAACATGTCTATTGAACAACAAGCTTTAGAAGTTAGAAAAGTAAAACGTGCAGAAAGTGGAATGATTCTAGATCCAGTAACACTCCCTTTAACAGCAACTGTTTTTGATGCAAAAGCCAATATGCGTGAGCATAGCATTGGAGGAATTCCGATTGTTAATGAAACAGGAATTTTAAAAGGAATTGTAACCAACAGAGATTTACGTTTTGAACATGATGATAAACGTCCGATTGTAAAAGTGATGACGAAAGAAAACTTGATTACTGCAGACGTTGGAACCTCATTAAAAGATGCCGAAATCATTCTACAAAAAAATAAAATCGAAAAATTACTAATTGTTGATAAAGACTATCATTTAAAAGGATTGATTACTTTTAGAGATATTACTAAAGTAACTCAAAAACCAATTGCGAATAAAGATTCATTTGGAAGATTGATGGTTGCAGCTGCAGTTGGAGTTACTGCAGATACTTTAGATAGAACAGAAGCGCTTGTAAATGCTGGTGTTGATGCCATTGTAATTGATACTGCTCACGGACATTCAGCAGGAGTTGCCAAAGTATTGATGGAAGTAAAAAAACATTTCCCAAATTTAGATGTTGTGGTTGGTAATATTGCTACTGCAGAAGCTGCACAATTTTTGGTTGCAGCAGGTGCTGATGCTGTAAAAGTAGGAATTGGCCCAGGTTCTATTTGTACTACAAGAGTGGTTGCAGGTGTTGGATTTCCTCAGTTTTCAGCAATTTTAGAGGTTGCAGCTGCTATCAAAGGAAGTGGTGTGCCTGTGATTGCAGATGGTGGAATTCGTTATACTGGTGATATCCCAAAAGCAATTGCAGCAGGTGCAGATTCAGTAATGTTAGGTTCACTATTAGCAGGAACCAAAGAATCGCCAGGAGAAACCATCATTTATGAAGGTCGTAAATTTAAATCATATAGAGGAATGGGTTCTGTTGAAGCCATGAGACAAGGTTCAAAAGATCGTTATTTTCAGGATGTAGAAGATGATATCAAGAAATTAGTTCCTGAAGGAATTGTTGGACGTGTTCCTTACAAAGGTGATTTGTTTGAAAGTATTCATCAATTTATTGGTGGCTTGCGTGCAGGAATGGGTTATTGTGGTGCAAAAGACATTGAGACTTTAAAAGAGACTGGAAAATTCGTAAGAATTACTGCAAGTGGAATTGTAGAAAGTCATCCACATGATGTTGCGATTACCAAAGAAGCACCAAATTACAGCAGAAGATAG
- a CDS encoding translation initiation factor translates to MDLKDQLKNLFPEHIVEEESANKKNDFWWQTEPLICKYEKRKGKPITIIEGFNGSSNDFKILAKEIKTLLSVGGSFKDDAIIIQGDYRDKIMKLLQEKGFKVKRVGG, encoded by the coding sequence ATGGATTTAAAAGATCAATTGAAAAATTTATTTCCTGAACATATTGTTGAGGAAGAATCAGCCAATAAAAAAAATGATTTTTGGTGGCAAACTGAACCTTTAATTTGCAAGTATGAAAAACGAAAAGGAAAACCTATAACGATTATTGAGGGTTTTAATGGTTCATCAAACGATTTTAAAATTTTAGCTAAAGAAATCAAAACTTTACTTTCTGTAGGAGGAAGTTTTAAAGACGATGCAATCATTATACAAGGAGATTATCGTGATAAAATTATGAAACTACTTCAAGAAAAAGGATTTAAAGTGAAACGTGTTGGCGGATAA
- a CDS encoding DUF6452 family protein, whose protein sequence is MKKNSILQICFGFVLFFIISGCEKDDFCTQNPVTPRLVLRFYDINNKTQPKAVESLYVWASGKDSIIVNQSLDSIAIPLNSIANETIYNFSKGNIVNQFTISYSPSEIYVSRSCGFKVNFNDVIFNSNNTWILDFNATTTTINNQNAAHVQIFH, encoded by the coding sequence ATGAAGAAGAATAGCATATTACAAATCTGTTTTGGTTTTGTTTTATTTTTCATAATCTCAGGTTGTGAAAAAGATGATTTTTGTACTCAAAATCCGGTAACACCTAGATTGGTACTACGTTTTTATGACATAAATAATAAAACTCAACCTAAAGCTGTTGAATCATTATATGTTTGGGCTTCTGGTAAAGACAGTATTATAGTAAATCAATCTTTAGATTCTATTGCTATTCCATTAAATAGCATTGCCAATGAAACAATTTACAATTTCTCTAAAGGAAATATTGTAAATCAATTCACAATTTCATACTCTCCTTCTGAAATTTATGTTTCTCGTTCTTGCGGATTTAAAGTAAATTTTAACGATGTTATTTTCAACTCCAACAATACTTGGATTTTAGATTTCAATGCAACTACCACCACTATTAACAACCAAAATGCAGCACATGTTCAAATATTTCATTAG
- a CDS encoding 4a-hydroxytetrahydrobiopterin dehydratase, which produces MEKLNILEIEERLTHLVDWEYYDDALHTDFEFDNFKDCMSAMNRIAFECEALNHHPEWTNIYNTLQITLTTHDAGGVTDLDFQLATIINKIVEVEEIDEEE; this is translated from the coding sequence ATGGAAAAATTGAACATTTTAGAAATCGAAGAACGATTGACGCATTTGGTTGATTGGGAATATTATGATGATGCTTTGCACACAGATTTTGAATTTGATAACTTCAAAGACTGTATGTCAGCCATGAACAGAATTGCTTTTGAGTGTGAAGCTTTGAATCATCATCCAGAATGGACAAATATTTACAATACACTTCAAATTACCTTAACAACTCATGATGCAGGTGGTGTAACTGATTTGGATTTTCAATTAGCGACTATTATCAATAAAATTGTAGAAGTTGAAGAAATTGATGAAGAAGAATAG
- a CDS encoding FUSC family protein has translation MKPEEIANLTDEELLDEFNKIKPSPIFDAFFIGFMIGIIIFSVSKNSWGLVTLIPVFLIYIFLKKSKTHKALSEELKKRNLSSNS, from the coding sequence ATGAAACCTGAAGAAATAGCAAATCTTACAGACGAAGAACTGTTAGATGAATTTAACAAAATAAAGCCTTCTCCTATTTTTGATGCTTTTTTTATTGGCTTTATGATAGGCATAATCATATTTAGTGTTTCCAAAAATTCATGGGGTTTAGTTACATTGATTCCCGTGTTTTTGATTTATATATTTTTAAAAAAATCTAAAACTCATAAAGCATTATCAGAAGAATTGAAAAAAAGAAATTTATCTTCTAACAGCTAA
- a CDS encoding OstA-like protein, which translates to MKRLFVSFLCFFSLISFSQEKKKLTYKAEIQEVNDEKFPGANILIGNVKMIHDGVELTCQQALYYQKQNFFKAFGNVFIKQGDTITQTSDYADYDANSKQALSWGKVVLKDPTMTLTTDTLQFDRINQKLYYKTNGTIKDATNTLKSRVGNYYLETKKFIATTRVTVVNPEHHLETNHLDYYTDTGLAYLYGPSTITNQQNKNKIYCERGFYNTKTDISHFLKNAKIFLKERTIEGDSLYYDKKRGFASATNNIRVIDTVENFVSKGNYAEFFEKKDSLFIIKKAVAISIIEKDSMFVHGDTLLVTGKPDKRIIRTYHNVKIFKSDLQGKCDSIYTNQEKGITKMYRNPVIWSEQNQITGDSIFLLSNKETKKLDSLKVFDNSFIISKDSLSINDFNQIKGRNMLGKFEKNKLRMLHVLGNAESVYYNRNEQTQILETITVEISSNIEFVLDNGEIETIKYITKSDGKTYPPSKFPDDLRKLKGFIWREEEQPKSKEDIFINNGQRDTTPVRKGNPPKKEDRLNQKNAEKKDKKTDLKIN; encoded by the coding sequence TTGAAAAGACTTTTTGTTTCATTTTTATGCTTCTTCTCCCTTATTTCTTTTTCCCAAGAAAAGAAAAAACTCACTTACAAGGCTGAAATTCAGGAAGTAAATGATGAAAAATTTCCTGGAGCCAACATTTTGATTGGAAATGTAAAAATGATTCACGATGGTGTTGAACTTACATGTCAACAAGCCTTATATTACCAAAAACAAAATTTTTTCAAAGCTTTCGGAAATGTTTTTATCAAACAAGGTGATACAATTACTCAAACAAGTGATTATGCAGATTATGATGCAAACTCAAAACAAGCACTTTCTTGGGGAAAAGTTGTGTTGAAAGATCCAACAATGACTTTAACAACAGATACTTTACAGTTTGATAGAATCAATCAAAAGTTATATTACAAAACAAACGGAACTATTAAAGATGCCACAAATACGTTAAAAAGTAGAGTTGGCAATTATTATTTAGAAACCAAAAAATTCATTGCAACTACTAGAGTAACTGTTGTAAATCCTGAACATCATCTAGAAACCAATCATTTAGATTATTATACAGATACTGGTTTGGCTTATTTGTATGGTCCTTCAACGATTACCAATCAACAAAATAAAAACAAAATATACTGCGAAAGAGGGTTTTACAATACCAAAACTGATATTTCTCATTTCTTAAAAAATGCCAAAATCTTTTTAAAAGAAAGAACTATTGAAGGTGACAGTTTATATTATGATAAAAAGCGTGGTTTTGCCTCTGCTACAAACAATATTCGTGTGATTGATACTGTCGAAAACTTTGTTTCAAAAGGAAATTATGCAGAGTTTTTTGAGAAAAAAGACTCTTTATTCATCATCAAAAAAGCTGTTGCAATTTCAATTATCGAAAAAGATTCGATGTTTGTACATGGTGACACACTTTTGGTAACTGGAAAACCTGATAAACGCATCATAAGAACTTATCACAACGTAAAAATTTTCAAATCTGATTTGCAAGGAAAATGCGATTCCATTTATACAAATCAAGAAAAAGGAATTACTAAAATGTACAGAAATCCTGTGATTTGGTCTGAACAAAATCAAATTACGGGCGATTCAATTTTCTTATTATCAAACAAAGAAACTAAGAAATTAGACTCATTAAAGGTTTTTGACAATTCCTTTATTATTTCCAAAGACTCTCTTTCTATTAATGATTTTAATCAAATAAAAGGTAGGAATATGTTGGGTAAATTTGAGAAAAACAAACTGCGGATGTTACATGTTTTAGGAAATGCAGAATCCGTCTATTATAATAGAAACGAACAAACTCAAATTTTGGAAACCATTACTGTTGAAATTTCTAGTAATATTGAATTTGTGCTTGATAATGGAGAAATTGAGACAATAAAATACATAACCAAATCTGATGGAAAAACCTATCCTCCCTCAAAATTTCCTGATGATTTACGGAAATTAAAAGGATTTATTTGGCGCGAAGAAGAACAACCCAAATCAAAAGAGGACATTTTTATCAACAATGGGCAAAGAGATACAACTCCTGTTAGAAAAGGAAATCCTCCCAAAAAAGAGGATAGACTTAATCAAAAAAATGCCGAAAAGAAAGATAAAAAGACCGATTTAAAAATCAATTAA
- a CDS encoding DUF6048 family protein, whose protein sequence is MFKYFISVFVLFMTVESFSQTQKTDTLNTKKDSIVYKSPFGIRIGVDISKPIKTAVDGSYNGLEFVADYRISKRMFIATEIGFEEENTQEDYTNSTAKGTYIRAGFNFNAYENWLDMNNEIFLGMRYGLSFFEQTLNSYTPNVNTTYFPANPILTNETSNVNAHWTEFMVGFKVETLKNFFISASVSYKVLISVKEPNNFKTLYSPGFNRIFDSGTGFGFNYTLSYLIPFTKK, encoded by the coding sequence ATGTTCAAATATTTCATTAGCGTTTTTGTGTTGTTTATGACTGTTGAAAGTTTTTCACAAACACAAAAAACAGACACTTTAAATACAAAGAAAGATTCCATTGTTTACAAATCACCTTTTGGTATTCGTATAGGAGTTGACATCAGTAAACCTATTAAAACAGCTGTGGATGGCAGTTATAACGGATTGGAATTTGTAGCAGATTACCGAATTTCAAAACGCATGTTTATCGCTACTGAAATTGGTTTTGAAGAAGAAAATACCCAAGAAGATTATACCAATTCTACCGCAAAAGGAACTTATATAAGAGCAGGATTCAATTTCAATGCGTATGAAAATTGGTTGGATATGAATAACGAAATTTTTCTTGGGATGCGTTATGGATTAAGCTTTTTTGAGCAAACCTTAAACAGTTATACTCCAAACGTAAATACCACTTATTTCCCTGCAAATCCAATACTTACCAATGAAACATCCAATGTAAATGCACATTGGACAGAATTTATGGTAGGTTTTAAAGTAGAAACATTGAAAAACTTTTTTATAAGCGCAAGTGTCTCTTACAAAGTTTTGATAAGTGTAAAAGAACCTAATAATTTCAAAACGCTTTATTCTCCGGGTTTCAATAGAATTTTTGATAGCGGAACAGGTTTTGGTTTCAACTATACGTTGAGTTATTTAATACCATTCACCAAAAAATAA
- a CDS encoding pyridoxal phosphate-dependent decarboxylase family protein: MKSPFEMTPEAMTSFGYKIVDEVVAHYASVNQKKPVSKASRTEMDAVFLQEAPEESMPAEDVLQFVMKNVIPNSNISTHPKSFSFVPSPSNFISTMADTLATGFNIFSGGWMLAPAAAELEIVTMNWLLKIFDFPVKQGGGIFTSGGSMANLTALATARRIKCDTNFSDAIIYLSDQAHSSNIKAIRILGFQKEQIRIIPTDNEFKISINKLKNEIAKDKLQGKKPFCIIATAGTTNTGSVDPLDAIAQICEQENLWFHIDAAYGGAAILSEKGKIALKGIEKADSLTVDPHKWFFQPYEIGCLLVKDKSWLSYTFSEKPEYLKDIEGNESEINFYDYGIQLTRRFRALKFYMSIKTFGLKAFRKAISYNIDLAEQTENYLRNSKKWEVISSANLAIINFRFHPLKYQFDEKQLDELNQKISAKMMESKEALLVTTILQNQIVIRMCLINPNTTFEHVKETLEQCEVFGDLFSKKYL, translated from the coding sequence ATGAAATCACCTTTTGAAATGACTCCAGAAGCAATGACTTCTTTTGGATATAAAATTGTAGATGAAGTTGTAGCACATTACGCCTCTGTAAATCAAAAAAAACCTGTAAGTAAAGCGTCAAGAACAGAGATGGATGCTGTTTTTTTACAGGAAGCTCCTGAAGAAAGTATGCCTGCTGAGGATGTTTTGCAATTTGTTATGAAAAATGTTATTCCGAATTCAAACATTTCTACGCATCCAAAATCATTTTCATTTGTGCCAAGTCCAAGTAATTTTATCAGCACAATGGCTGATACTTTGGCAACAGGTTTTAATATTTTTTCTGGAGGATGGATGTTAGCGCCAGCTGCTGCAGAATTAGAAATTGTGACCATGAATTGGTTGTTAAAAATTTTTGATTTTCCTGTAAAACAGGGGGGAGGGATTTTTACAAGTGGTGGATCAATGGCCAATTTAACGGCTTTAGCAACTGCCAGAAGAATAAAATGTGATACTAATTTTTCGGATGCAATTATTTATTTATCTGATCAGGCACATTCATCAAACATTAAAGCTATTAGAATTTTAGGCTTTCAAAAAGAGCAAATCCGAATTATTCCTACTGATAATGAGTTCAAAATCAGTATTAATAAATTAAAAAATGAAATTGCCAAAGACAAATTACAAGGCAAAAAACCATTTTGTATTATTGCTACTGCAGGAACCACAAATACTGGTTCAGTAGACCCTTTAGATGCGATTGCCCAAATTTGTGAACAAGAAAATCTATGGTTTCATATTGATGCTGCTTATGGAGGTGCAGCCATTTTATCTGAAAAAGGAAAAATTGCTTTAAAAGGAATAGAAAAAGCAGATTCTTTAACAGTTGATCCTCACAAATGGTTTTTTCAACCCTATGAAATTGGCTGTTTGTTGGTGAAAGATAAGTCTTGGTTGAGTTATACTTTTAGTGAAAAACCAGAATATTTAAAAGACATTGAAGGTAATGAATCCGAAATTAATTTTTATGATTATGGCATTCAATTAACAAGAAGATTTAGAGCATTGAAATTTTATATGTCTATCAAAACATTTGGTTTAAAAGCATTTAGAAAAGCAATTTCTTACAATATTGACTTAGCAGAGCAAACTGAAAACTACTTAAGAAATAGCAAAAAATGGGAGGTAATTTCATCTGCAAATTTGGCGATCATTAATTTTCGATTTCATCCTTTAAAGTATCAATTCGATGAAAAACAGTTGGATGAACTGAATCAAAAAATATCAGCAAAAATGATGGAATCGAAAGAGGCTTTGCTGGTAACTACCATTTTACAAAATCAAATTGTGATTAGAATGTGTTTGATAAATCCAAATACTACTTTTGAACATGTAAAAGAAACCTTAGAACAATGTGAGGTTTTTGGAGATTTATTTTCTAAAAAATATTTATAA
- a CDS encoding RrF2 family transcriptional regulator: MLSKASKYVISAVLYMTKNATLENKLGSLEIAKRLNIPAPFLAKSLQKLSKKGIISSVKGPNGGFYLSNENKDKTLFDVIDCVDSVEKFNQCYLGHEYCNEENPCVVHFLYAPFKSTLITKLKTKTILQMAEEYQNNTNFTLKKRL; encoded by the coding sequence ATGTTATCAAAAGCAAGTAAATATGTAATATCGGCAGTTTTGTATATGACAAAAAATGCCACTTTAGAAAATAAATTAGGGTCTCTTGAAATTGCAAAAAGATTAAATATACCTGCTCCATTTTTAGCAAAAAGTCTTCAAAAACTCTCAAAAAAAGGAATTATTTCTTCAGTAAAGGGTCCTAATGGAGGTTTTTATTTGTCAAATGAAAATAAAGATAAAACTTTATTTGATGTTATTGACTGTGTAGATTCTGTTGAAAAATTCAATCAATGTTATCTTGGACACGAATATTGTAATGAGGAAAATCCATGTGTTGTACACTTTTTATATGCCCCATTTAAATCAACTTTGATAACAAAATTAAAAACAAAAACAATTTTACAAATGGCGGAAGAATATCAAAACAATACTAATTTTACATTGAAAAAGAGATTATAA
- a CDS encoding aspartate aminotransferase family protein gives MKSDFFTYQAQTSPHPLAIEISHAKGSYIYGTDGKKYLDFVAGVSANSLGHNHPKVTEAIKNQLDAYTHVMVYGEFIQQPQVDLCKQLASTFPIENAAVYITNSGTEATEGAIKLAKRVTKRAEIIAAKQSYHGNTQGSMSVSGVEKQNQVFRPLIPGIRFITFNEEAEIPNITEQTAAVILETIQGGAGFIAPTNGYFTKVKKRCEEVGALLILDEIQTGIGRTGTFWGFENYDVIPDIIITGKGLGGGMPIGAFIASFEYMSLLKNNPKLGHISTFAGHPVIAAAANATMNEILHSNLMTDCLRKEQLFRTYLQHPAIKEIRGKGLMLIALLESPELAANVIYNCLDKGLILFFLLFEGRALRITPPLTISDEEIKLGCEIILETLNEIA, from the coding sequence TTGAAATCAGATTTTTTTACATACCAAGCTCAAACATCTCCTCATCCTTTGGCTATTGAAATTTCGCATGCAAAAGGAAGTTATATTTATGGAACTGATGGAAAAAAATACCTAGATTTTGTTGCGGGAGTTTCTGCGAATAGTTTAGGACATAATCATCCAAAAGTTACAGAAGCTATTAAAAATCAGTTAGATGCATATACGCATGTAATGGTTTATGGTGAATTTATTCAACAACCACAAGTAGATTTATGCAAGCAATTGGCTTCAACTTTTCCAATTGAAAATGCTGCTGTTTACATTACCAATTCAGGGACAGAAGCCACTGAAGGAGCTATTAAATTAGCCAAGAGAGTTACAAAAAGAGCTGAAATTATTGCCGCAAAACAATCATATCATGGAAATACGCAAGGCTCTATGAGTGTTTCTGGTGTTGAAAAACAAAACCAAGTGTTTAGACCTTTAATCCCTGGAATTCGATTTATTACTTTCAATGAAGAAGCTGAAATTCCGAATATAACTGAACAAACTGCTGCCGTAATTTTAGAAACAATTCAAGGTGGTGCTGGTTTTATAGCACCTACAAATGGATATTTTACGAAAGTAAAAAAGCGTTGTGAAGAAGTTGGCGCTTTATTAATTTTAGATGAAATTCAAACTGGAATTGGCAGAACAGGTACTTTTTGGGGATTTGAAAATTACGATGTAATTCCGGATATTATTATTACAGGAAAAGGTTTAGGAGGAGGCATGCCCATAGGCGCTTTTATAGCGTCTTTTGAGTACATGAGTTTGTTGAAAAATAATCCTAAATTAGGACATATTTCTACCTTTGCAGGACATCCAGTTATTGCTGCAGCTGCAAATGCCACTATGAATGAAATTCTGCACAGCAATTTAATGACTGATTGTTTGCGAAAAGAACAATTATTCCGAACTTATTTACAACATCCAGCAATTAAAGAAATCCGTGGAAAAGGATTGATGTTGATTGCGTTGTTAGAATCACCTGAATTAGCTGCAAACGTTATTTATAATTGCCTAGACAAAGGATTGATTTTATTCTTTTTGTTATTTGAAGGACGCGCTTTACGCATCACTCCTCCCCTTACAATTTCTGATGAAGAAATTAAGCTGGGCTGTGAAATCATTCTTGAAACTCTGAATGAAATAGCTTGA